From the genome of Streptomyces sp. NBC_01304:
GGGTCACGCGGCGATGAAAGCCCTCGTCCTGGTACGTCGAGTCGACCAGGGCCGCGGGCAGCGGGTCGGCACCGGGACCCCCGGCACCCGGGAGTTCCAACGACGACTGGTAGGCCGTGTCGCCCGCGTTCTGCATCTTCGCCTTCTCGCTCATCGCCCAGGTGCCGACCTCACCGGGACCGCCGTACTGCCGGGTCACGCTCAGCCAGACGTCGTCGTCCCCGGAACGGAACATCACGCGGGTCGTGGTCCGCTCGATCTCCGTGTGGGCCTCGGGCACCGCGAGCCGGGCGCCCAGCTCCTCGAACGTGCGGTAACCGCCGCTCGCCGGGGGCAGGCCGTCTTCCGGGTCCCCGTCCGAGGCGAGGTACAGCCACCCTCCGGTGCCGAGCGCCCCTGCGGCGACCACGCCGGCGAGGCCGGTGAGCAGGCGCCGGCGACCCGGGTCGCGTACGGCCGAAGGCCTGGTGTCGCTGTCCGGGGAGGGGGTGAACTTGCGGGTGGGGGCGGGGTCTTCGGGTGCGGAGAGCCGCTCGGTGGCCGCTTCCGTTCCGGCCTCCGGCTCTTCGGCAGTGACGGCCTCTTCGACCGTACGTCCCGCCGCCGCCTCCCCCAGGAACCGCGTCACCGCCTGAGCCGAAGGCCGCTCCTGCGGCGGCTTCGCCAGGAGCCCCATGATCAGTGGGCCGAGGGCGCCCGCCTGCCGGGGCTGCGGCGGGGTGTCCGTCAGGATCGCGGCCAGCGTCGACTCAAGTGACGTACGCCGGAACGGAGACACGCCCTCGACGGCGGCGTAAAGCAGCACACCGAGCGACCACAGATCGGACTCGGGCCCCACGCTCACGCCCGCCATGCGCTCCGGCGCGATGTAGTCGAGCGAGCCGACGAACTCGCCGGTCACCGTGAGGGTTTCCTCGCCCTGGATGTGCGCGATGCCGAAGTCGGTGAGGACGACGCGACCGTGCGGGCCGATCAGGACGTTCGCGGGCTTCACGTCGCGGTGCAGGATGCCCTTGGCGTGCGCGGCGGCCAGCGCGCCGACGAGGGCGAGGCCGATCCGGGCGGCCTCGGCCGGGGGCAGCGGGCCGCGGTCGAGCACCTGCTGCAGGGACTCGCCGCGGACCAACTCCATGACGATCCAGGGCAGTCCGCCCTCGGTGACCACGTCGTGGATGGCCACCGCGGCGGGGTGCTCGACCCGGGCGGCGGCCCGCGCCTCACGTCTGAGGCGTTCGTACGCCTGCTGGTGCTGGGCCGGGTCGCCCGGTAACTGGGGCTCCTTGACGGCACATTCGCGGCCTACGCGTTCGTCGACCGCGAGCCAGACCGTGCCCATGCCGCCGGAGCCGATGCGCTCGGTGAGGCGGTAGCGGTTGGCTATGAGTCTGTCGCCGGGGGCGGGCATCTCCGGGTCAGAGGTTGTCGAGCTTCAGGCCGGCGATGGCTTCCTTGGCGACCTCGCGCCCACGTTCGGTGAAGTCGCCCTTGCCGGGGTACCTGATCGCGAGCTTGTACATGTCGCCGTTGCCGGTCGCGACGTAGAAGACCTTGGCCTCGCGCGGCGACGACCACTTCTCGTCTCCGTCGTCGTAGGTGAAGGAGTTCTCGGCGGCCTTCTTCTCCTTGTACTTGACCTCGGTGTCGGTCTCGACCTTGGCGGCGTTGTCGTTGCTGAGGTCGCTGGTGCCGTCCTTGAGTTCGGCCACGTCCTGGTACGCCTCGGCGGCCGCGCTGCTGGCGATCTCGTTGGAGGTGTCTTCCGACTTCTTCTTGAAGTCGAGCGTGATGGTGATCGAACCGCTGGGGTCGCTGTACGACAGCCAGTGCTGGGTCTTGGCAGCGTACGTCTCGGGCGCACCAGACTGCTTGTAGTGCCCGGGCATCGACACCGAGGCGTTGAGACCCTTGAACTCCTGCGCGTGGAAACCCTCGGGGGTGTCCCCCGCGAACGGATCCATGACCACGACCACCCCGGCCACCACCAGCGCCACGAGACCGGCCCCGATCCCGAGCAACGCCTTCTTACCGACCCGGATGCCACCCTCGGCGGGCCCACCCACACCACCCGACGCCATCACCTGAGTCGGCGCCGCCACCGGAGGCTTCGCCGCCTCCGTCAGCAACTGCCGCACCCGCGTGGCGTCAGGACGGTGGGCCGCGTCCTTGTTCAGCAGGCCGTTGATCACCTCGGCCAGCGGACCCTGCGCCGAAGCGGGAGCGGCCGGCGTCGCGTTCAAAACCGACTGCAGCGTCGCCGGAGTGTTGTTCCGCCGGAACGGCGACACGCCCTCCGTGGCCGCGTACAGGACCACACCCAGCGACCACAGGTCGGACGCCGGACCCGGCCGCTGCCCCAACACCCGCTCGGGCGCGATGAATTCGGGCGAGCCGACGAAGCCGCCGGTGTCGGTCAGATTGGTCTCGCCCTCGATCTGGGCGATGCCGAAGTCGGTCAGGACCACGCGGTCGTGGCGGCCGAGCATCACGTTGTCCGGCTTGACGTCGCGGTGCAGGATGCCCGCCTGGTGGGCGGCGTCCAAAGCATTCAGGACCTCGAGCCCGACCCGCGCCGCCTCGCGCGCGCCCAGCGTGCCCTCCTGGAGCGCCGCGCCGAGGGAGCGGCCCTGGACGAACTCCATGACGATCCACGGCTGGCCGTCCTCGATCGCCACGTCATGGACGTTGACGACCGCGGGGTGGTCCAGCCGCGCCGCGGCCCGCGCCTCGCGCCGCATGCGCTCGAAGGCGGTCGCCCGCTCCCGCTCGGGCAGGTGGTCGGGGACCCGCGGTTCCTTGACCGCGACCTCACGGTCGACCGTCTCGTCCTTGGCCCGCCAGACCGTGCCCATGCCGCCGGCACCGAGCTTGGACAGCAGCCGGTAGCGGCCCGCGATCAGCCGGCCCGCGCCCGGATCGGGCTGCATCGGCTGCTGCGGGGAGACCTGCGTGGGGATGGCGTGCGCCTGCGGGGGCGGCTGGGGGGCGTGCGGCTGAGGCGCCTGCGGCCGGCCCGGGGCCGCGTGGCCCGGCTGGGTCACGGCCGGCTCCTGCTCGGCGGCGTACGGGTTGGGCCCGTTGCCGCCGCCCGCCTGAGGGTCGTACGCGCCGCCCTGCTGAGACCCGTACGCGCCAGGCCCGTAGGCGCCACCGGCGGCAGCGCCCTGCGGCGGCTGCGGCGGCTGGAGGCCGAAGCTGGTGTGCTCGTCGGGCCCGTAGGAGGCTCCCCCGTTATTGCTCATGCGTCCATCCCTACCGCGTGAGGCGCCCCCAGTTCCAGCCCAGTCCCACGGCGGTCACCGACCCGTGACGCACCGTGCCAGCGTTCGCCGCTTTCGCACCGATTTGGCCATCCTCAGCGCGTCTTGCCCGCCACAAAGGTGTCGAGGGCCATAGCGAACTGCCGCTCGGCCTCCCGCAACCGGCCCACCGGCGCCGAGACCCACAGGTCGTACATCCGGCCGCCCTCCTCCCAGCAGAGGTCGACCGTGTGCCGGGCGCCCTCCGCCGGCGAGGAGCCGTCCCAGGTGAACTCCCACCGCGCGGCGGGCCGTCCGTGGTACACGGTCTCGGTGACCTTGCCGTCGCGATAGCCGGGATTGCCGTCCGGCCCCTCGGCGTGCGCCCGCCGCTGCTCGGCCGCGGGGCCGCCGCGCACCGGCTTCTGCTCCCGGACACCGAGCCGGATGACGTCCCCCGGCGACATGTAGAAGATCCGTGACGCCAGGAGCTTGCGCCGGTAGTTGTCGGGCACGGCGAGGGAGAAGCCCGCGGGATCGTCGACCATCCGGTACCCGGCCGGTACGGGAAGCGGTTCCGTCGGCCCGCCCGTCGAGGGCCCGGGAGTCGCCGACGGAGCCACGGTCGACACGGACGGCGAGGGCCCGTCCTTCCCCGGGTCGTCCCCCTTCCGCATGAGCAGCGCCGCCGCGGAGATCCCCGCCGCGGCCACCGCCGCCGCCGTCGCCGCGGCCACCAGCTTCCCGCTCGGGTGGCGGGGCGTCCCCGCGTCGTGCCGGCCGCCCGGGCCGCGTACCCGCTCGGGCCCGTCGTCCACCCGCGTCGGCGAAAACCAGCGCCGCACCCGCGCGTCCGGCCGGACCGCGGGCATCACCCCTGTCCTGGCATACGCGCGCAGCAGCCGCTCGGCCTCCGCAGCATCGATTCTGCGCAGCGGATCACGGTCCAGGAGTCCCCGTACGAGAGGCAGCAGCGGCCCCGCCTCGACCGGCGGCCGCACCTCCTCCATCAGCACCGCGTGCAATATCCCGCCCAACGAGTCGCGCCGGAACGGCGATTCACCGCTCACCGCCGCGCAGAGCAGCACCCCGAGCGACCACAGATCGGACTCGGGCCCGGCCGCGCCCCCCGACATCCGCTCCGGCGCGGTGTATTCGGGCGACCCGACGAAGGACCCGTACTCGGTGAGCGTCGTGGACCCGGCGACCTGTGCGATCCCGAAGTCGGTGAGCACGACCCGGCCCGTCCCGGTCTCCAGGAGTACGTTCCCGGGCTTGAGGTCGCGGTGCAGCACGCCCTGCTCGTGCGCGGCCCGCAGCGCGCCCAGGAGGTCCCTGCAGAGCCGGGCCGCCTCGGCCGGGCCGAGCGGGCCGTGGGCGGCGATCCGGTCCGCCAGCGAACCGCCTTCGATCAACTCGATGACGATGAAGGGCTGTTCGTCCTGCACGACCACGTCGTGCACGACGATGACGTGCGGATGCCCGATCTGCGCGATGGTGCGCGCCTCCCGCAGCGTCCGCTCGCGGAGCTGGGCGGCCTCCTCTTCGGAGAGCGAGGCGTCGAGCCGGAGTTCCTTCACGGCGACCTGCCGGGCGAGCAGCGTGTCCGTGGCCCGCCAGACGACGCCCATGCCGCCGCGCCCGATCCGGTCGAGCAGCCGGTAACGGCCCGCGATCAGACGGCCGTTGTCCTCCGCCCTGTCTGCCGCGCCCGACGAGCTCGCCATGTCTTCATCATGCCGCACACGTGTGCGGGCTAGTCCCGCGAGTTACAGCCACTCAGCCTGCCGGGGGCTCCCCCCAGCTGCGCAGCACGTGCTCGAACCGCTCGCGCGTCTTGTCCCAGTCCTCGACGGGACCGGACATGTAGATCGCGTACTCCGTGCCGTCCTCGGCGTAGTAGAACTGGTCGATCGCCCGCCGCTCGCCCTTGTAGGCGCCCTGCGCGGTCTCGGTGTAGGTGAACTCCCAGAGCGCGCCCGGCTGGTCGCGGAAGACGTTGGAGACCAGCTTGACCCGGTCGTAGTCGGTCCGCTTGCCCACCTGCTTCTCCAGGTCCAGGGCGTGGATGTAGGGGTTCTCGAAGTCCGGACTCTCGTTGACTCCGATCCGCAGCAGATGGCGGCCGTTGTCGGGCGTGTAGTCGATCTGCCCGCCGTCGGTCTGCCGCTTCCAGTCTTTCGGTACGGGAACGACGAAGCCCTCGACGGGATCCTTCTTGCGCACCCAGCCGGCCGGAAGGCCGCCCTTCTGGCTCTGCACCTGCTCGTCTGCCTGCGGTTTTCCACCGCCGCCGTGCTGGTCCCGGTAGTCCAGGTACTTCACGACCCCGAACGTGCCGCCGACCCCGACGAGCGCGGCCGCGACCACGAGCGCGAGGACGGAGCGCCAAGTCCGCTTCTTCGGCGGCGCGTTCCCGCGGAAGGTCGCGAGGTCCGCCTCGCTCACCCGCTGGGTGGGCACGTACGCCTGCGCGGTCTGCGGACGCCGCCCCTCACCGGCCTCCGCGAGCATCTGCTCGGTCTCCTCCATGCCCGGCCGGGAGAGCGGATCCTTGCGCAGGAGCGCGGTGATGACGGGCGCGAGCGGCCCCGCGTACTCCATCACGTCGGGCTCGTCCTCGACGACCGCCTGCATGGTCATCAGCGGCGACGTACGGCGAAAGGGCGAGCACCCCTCGACCGCCGCGTACAGCGTGGCGCCGAGCGCCCAGAGGTCGGCGGCAGGTCCCGGATCGGCCCCGCGCACCCGCTCGGGCGCCAAATAGTCGATGGAACCAACGAGTTCACCGGTCTTCGTAATGGTCGAATCGCCCTCGATCGCGGCAATCCCGAAGTCCGTGAGCAGCACCCGGCCGTCGCGCGAGAGCAGCACATTGGCCGGTTTCACATCCCTGTGCAGCACGCCCGCGCCATGGGCGGCCCGCAGCGCGCGCAGCACCCACAGGCCGATCCGGGCGGCCTCGACCGGATGGACGCGCTCCTCGTCCCTGATGGCGTCGGCGAGGGAACGTCCGTCGACGAGCTCCATGACGATCCATGGCCGCTCGTCGTACTCGAAGACGTCATGGACGGTGACGACCGCGGAATGGTTGATCCGGGCCGCCGCCCGCGCCTCCTTCTGGGTGCGCGCGAGCAGCACGGCGCGCTCGCCCTCGGAGACGTACAGCGCGGCCGTGAGCTCCTTGAGCGCGACGGTGCGATGCAGCACTTCGTCATGCGCGCGCCACACCTTGCCCATGCCGCCTCGGCCCAGGCTCTCGCCTATCCGATAACGGCCCGCCAGCAGCATGCCCTGCGCCTTGCCTTGGGTCTGGTCCACGTTCCCCCGCCTGTCCCTGCTTGAGGTCAGACTAAGGAGCGGGCGAGTCCGTTCGTAACCCGGGACGCCGCGTGAGACCGCACTGTGATGAGACCGATGGGTGCGCGGGGTTCCGGATTTCGTGCGCCGGGTTCAGGTTTTGGGCCGGTACGTCGCCGAAGCCTGCTCGAAGAGACGGGTGACCTCGTCCCGCTCGGACTCCGGCCCCTTGATCATGACGACGTGGTAGCGGCCGTCGATGAGCATCGCGGAGTTGCGTACGAAGACCTCGTTGTCGCCCTCGAACCAGGTGAACTGGCCCTCGGCGCTGATGCGATCGCCCACCGAGACCTGCCGCATGCCCGACGAGCTGGCCCAGGAGGAGTCGCGGAAGGGCTGCAACTCGCGCTCGTTCTCCCGCTGGTACTCCAGGGGGTCGCCGGTGGTGCCCTCGACGGTGTCCCGGCCGGGCACGACGGTCAGCTCGAACTTGCCGCCGGAGTACTTGACCTGGCCCTTGCCGTTCTTGGCGTGCCGGTCCCAGCCGCTCGCCACGGCGAGCTGGAAGCCCTCCAGGTCCCGGCGCAGGACGAAGCCCTTGGGCAGATCGGGCGCGCCGGACTGCGTCTCGGGCTTGCCGGAGCTCGGGGGCTTGCTCGCCTCGGACTTGTCGGGGCTCGGTTTGTCCGAGGGCGCCTGCGACTCGGGCGCCGAACTGGCCGACCCCGCCTGCCCGGTGCGCCCGCCGTCGTCCTTGCCCTTCGGGTCGGACTTCGGCATGAACATCATGGCGTAGACGACCGCCGCGACCAGGCCGAGCAGGATCAGGACGAGCAGCAGCCGGCCCAGCCTGCGCGGCGGGCGGCCCGGGGGCTGGGGTCGTGGCTGTCGGGGCGGTCGGGATGCGCGGGGCTGCCTGAGCTCGCGGGGCGGCTTCGGCTCCCGCTGGGGGCGGCGTTCGCGCTGGGGTGCGCGCTGTTCCTGCAGCTCGTGCCGCTCGTACGGGGCGCGGGGCGTGCGGGGTCGGTGCTGCTCGCGCTGCTCGTACTGCTCCGGCCGGCCGCGCTTGGTGCCCTGCTCACGGGGGGCCTTGGGCGTGCGGCCCTTCTTGTGCGCACCCTTGTGGGCGCCCCGGCGCTTGCGACGGACGAGCTCGCCCCGGCGGCGTACGACGGGCAGCTTGCGCGGCTCGAAGGGCGGCGTCGGCACCACCTGGGTGCCGGCCTCCGGCTCGGGGGCCGACCGGACGAGGGAGCGCAGCCAGCCGCGCAGCTCCTCGAAGTCGGGGCGCTCGGTGGGGTCCTGGCGGAGCAGCGACTCCACGACGGGGCGCAGCGGGCCGCACTCCTCGGCGAAGGCGGGCGGCTCGGCGCAGACGAGCTGGACGAGTTCGTACGTACTGTCCTCGGGGTAGGGCGCATGGCCCTGCACGGCCCGGAAGAGCAGCGCGCCGAGCGCCCAGAGGTCGGTGGCGGGGCCCACCGGCGCGGCCAGCTGCCAGTTCTCGTGCACGGGTCCGGCCTGCTCGGGCGACCACCGCTCGGTGACCGCTCCTACGACGGTCATCCGGGCCTGACGGGCCCGTTCGGCGTCGAGGGGGGTGAGCGGGCCCTTGTGGCGGGGCGGCTCGGGGGCCTGGAGTTCGTCCCAGCGGCCGGTGGGCTTGGACAGCGGGGTGGGGGCTGGCGCTTGAGCGGGGTTGCGGGCCTGGGTGGGCGCGGGGGCTTGAGTGGGTGTGAAGGCCTGGGTGGGCGCGAAGGCAGGGTCGAGCTGCTCCTCGGGGCCGAACTCCGGGGCGTTTCGGCCCACTTGTGGCCCGGTGGGGAGCAGCCCCGACGTCTGCTGTGCTTGTGGTGCCTGCTGTGTCTGCGGTGCCTGCTGGTTCGGCCTTGCAGCCTGGCTTTCGCCCTGCTCGCCGGTGGGCCGGGTCGCGGCGGGGCGCGGTACGGCCCCGTGCCACAGGGCCACGGGCTCCTTGCCCGAGGCCGCTCCGGCGCCGGGAGCGCGCACTTGGCCGGCGACGCCGTACGGATCGGCTATCCGGCCCGGCGGCGCGGCATCCGTCCCCGGCTCGTCGGGGCGGGGCCCCGGCAGGGCGGCGCGGTGCTCCTCGCTCACCCGGGCGGCGGCCGCGGCACGCGCTCCGGCGCGGTACGCCGCGATGGCTCCGGCCCGTGCGGCCCGCGCATCGCCCGGCGGGAACGGCTCTCGGGTCCCGGCGGCGCCGTCGGGCCGCGGGGCCAACTCCATGCCCCGGTCGGTGACTTCACCGCCGCCGGTGTCCTCCGCCGCACGCGCGGCCTCTATCGCGGCATGCCCGCGGGACTCGTGACGAGGCTCCTGCGGGGGCGCGGGGGGCTCCTCCTCCACCGCGCCGAGAGGCTCCGGCACCGGGTCGTACCCGCAGAGCGCCTCCTCGGCGGCGCCCGCCGCGAGCCCGGTCAGCATGATGCGCCCGTCGTCGCAGACGAGGACCGTGCGCACGGTGATGTTCCGGTGCACCCACCCGTGCACATGCAGGGCACGCAGCGCCGTCAGCACATCAGAGGCGACCTCCGCGGCCCGATAGGGCGAGAGCGGCCGCTCGGCTATCAGCGCGGCCAGCGGCAACGCCGCCACGACCTCGCTCACGATCCACAGCGAGCCGCCCTCGGCGAACACGTCGAAGACCTGGTCGAGCCGTGGGTGGTCGGGGATCTGCGCGGCGGCCTGCGCGGCCTCGATGGCGCGGCGCACCGCGGGATCCGTGGGCCGCCGCGTGGTCCGCGAGGCCCGCCGGGGCACCGGGGCACCGGAGTCGTCGAGCACTTCGGCCTCGACGACCTCGGGCAACGGCACCTGCCGGACCAGTACTTCCTGTCCGCTGTAGGTGTCGAAGGCGCGGGTCTCGGCGAATTCGTACTCGTCGGAGGGCGGCAGCGGCAGGCGGTAGCGGTCGGCGAGCACCCGCCCCGCGTAGTCGTCCACGTCGCCTCCCCGCCAGCGTGCGCACCTCGATTCCGGCCCGCATCACCGCCCGCAAATACGCCAAGTCCGGTCGATATCCGGCACATTGCGGCTGCGTACGGTCCGCGAGCTCTCACGATACGTGGCCTCGCCGCGCTCCGCCGCCGGGTCGGGCCAACCCGCTCGGGCCGTCCGGGACCGGTCCGTCCCGGAGCGGTCCGGCTATTCGGGCCGGAACGTGGCGAACGCCGTCTTGCGCAGCGTCGTACATTCCTTGCTGTCCCACTCGCTCGCCTTGCAGCTGATCATGATGGCGTAGCCGCGGTTCTCGTCCACCTTGAAGCCGCGGTTGAGGACTCTTATCCGGTCGCCGTTCTGGTCGCGCTCGAACTCCCAGTCCGCGACGGTCGGATAGCCGTTGTACTCGACCGTCCGTATGCCGATCATCTTGAAGTTCGTACTGCTCCCCGACACGGCGGGCACTGCGGAACGCCAGGCGGAGGCAGCGCTGTCGCTGGGATTGCGGTTGAAGTCGACCTGGACGCGCGGGAATCCGCCGTCCTCGCTGAATATCGCGCCGGAGCTCCGCCCGGCCGTCCCCGTACGCCGGAACTCCTTGGGCATGGCCATGGAGAAGCGGAACTGCCCGTCGGCCACGCGCTCATAGCCCTCGGGGATCTGATCCCCGGAGCCCTGACCGCCGTCGTCGCCGTCGCCGGAACCGCCGTCATCGCCCTCGTCGCCGCCGGAGCCCTGGCCGCCGTTCTCCTCCTGGGAGTCGCCGGTCGGGTCCGTGCCCTGGGACGGCTCGTCCTTGCCCTGGTCGCCGCCGTCCCCGGTGTTCGCCCCGCTGGAGGCGGCCTTGTCCTTGCCGCCGCCCTTGCTGTCCGGCTGGTCCTCGTTGCCGTTCAACGCGACGGCGAGCACCGCACCGAGCACGGCGATCGCGACGGCGACCGCCACGAGCACCAGGGTCCGCCGCGGCACCACATCGCTGAGCGAGGCACGCGCGGGCCGCCCCGCGCCACCGGAACCAGAACCGGCACCCGAGTCCGAACCCCCGGCCGCAGCCGTGGACTCGGACGCGGTCGCCTCCGCGGGCCCCGTCGACGAGGCGGCATTGCGCACCGAACGCAGCGCGCCGCGCAGCCGGTCCGCCACCTCACCGCGCCGCGCGGAGTCCGCGGGGACGGGCGGCAGCGGGACCACCTTGGTCTGCTCGGGCGAGGCGACGACGCCGGGCTCCGCGTCCAACGGCTCCGGCGCATTGACCACATCGTTGAGCAGCGCCCGCGCACTCGCGTCGTCGAGCCGGTGCTCCGGGTCCTTCTCCAGCAGGCCGTAGATGACCTTCTCGAGCCGCCCGGCGTTCCGCGGGGGCTCCAGCTGCTCGGTCATCACCGCGGTGAGCGTGGCGATCGCCGATCCCTTGTCGTACGGCGGAACGCCCTCGACGGCCGCGTACAGCAGGCCGCCCAGCGACCACAGGTCGGCGGCCGGGCCCGGCTTGTGGCCACGGGCACGCTCGGGCGAGATGTACGAGGGTGCGCCGACGAGCATGCCGGTCGAGGTGATGGACGGGTCGCCCTCGACCTGCGCGATGCCGAAGTCGGTGAGCACGACGCGGCCGTCGTCACCGGCGATCAGTACGTTGGACGGCTTCACATCGCGGTGCAGGATGCCCTCGCGGTGCGCGGAACGCAGTACGTCGAGGACGGCGAGCCCGACCTCGGCGGCGCGCTTCGGCGTCAGATAGCCGTCCTCGCGCACGACCTCGGCGAGCGACTTGCCCTCGATGAGCTCCATGACGATCCACGGGCGGTCGTCCTCGTCCACGACGTCGTAGACGGTGACCGCGCCGTTGTTACGGATCCGGGCAATCGCCTTGGCCTCGCGGAGCGTACGCGTGATGAGCCGGCGCTTCTCGTCGTCGTCGATGGCCGAGGGGAACCGCAGCTCCTTGACCGCGACGGTACGCCCGAGCGTCTCGTCGACCGCCCGCCAGACCGTGCCCATGCCACCGCGACCGAGCACCTCACCGAGCCGGTACCGCCCGGCGAGCAGCCGCGAGGCCGCACCCCGGACAGGCTTCTTGGGCACCTCGACCTTGTCCTCGACGGAGGCCTTGTCGGCGCTGTCCTCGACGGACGTCTTCTCGGCCCTGTCCTCGACAGGCGCCTTGTCGTCGTCGCGAGATCCCTCGGAAGATTCCTCGTGAGAGTCCTCAGGCGATGCGTCGGGCGATGTGTCGAGCGATGCGTCGGGAGCGTCTTCCGGCACGTCGGCCTTGCCCTCGGCAGGCTCCTTCGGAGTGACTGCCGTGCCCCGGCCGGACTCCTCGGCCGCATCCGCGCCGGACTCCTCGGGCGCCTCGGCCGCGTCCCGACCGGACTCCTTCGGCAGCTCAGCCTCGTCCCGACGGGCTTCCTTCGGCTGCTCAGCCTCCGACATGCGTCCCCTCTGCAATCAACCCGCCCTGGCAGAGCGTCCATTGTCTCTCATGCTCGGGGTGGGGGAAGGCCCGGGTCCGGGCGATGATGGCGAAACACACACCAGGGCGGGCCGCAGCCCGGACACAACGGCCGACACCGCACCGGGAACGAGGGGGACCGCACATGACCCACCGCCCCGCACCCCGAGGCCCCCGCACCCTGGCCACCACGGCAGCCCTGCTCACGGCGCTGACCGCGCCACTCGCCGGCTGCACGGACACCGACA
Proteins encoded in this window:
- a CDS encoding serine/threonine-protein kinase, which codes for MPAPGDRLIANRYRLTERIGSGGMGTVWLAVDERVGRECAVKEPQLPGDPAQHQQAYERLRREARAAARVEHPAAVAIHDVVTEGGLPWIVMELVRGESLQQVLDRGPLPPAEAARIGLALVGALAAAHAKGILHRDVKPANVLIGPHGRVVLTDFGIAHIQGEETLTVTGEFVGSLDYIAPERMAGVSVGPESDLWSLGVLLYAAVEGVSPFRRTSLESTLAAILTDTPPQPRQAGALGPLIMGLLAKPPQERPSAQAVTRFLGEAAAGRTVEEAVTAEEPEAGTEAATERLSAPEDPAPTRKFTPSPDSDTRPSAVRDPGRRRLLTGLAGVVAAGALGTGGWLYLASDGDPEDGLPPASGGYRTFEELGARLAVPEAHTEIERTTTRVMFRSGDDDVWLSVTRQYGGPGEVGTWAMSEKAKMQNAGDTAYQSSLELPGAGGPGADPLPAALVDSTYQDEGFHRRVTLYVVTDRGVHYELFVDMPKGTAAEKRGMTAYKQLRDRLKFD
- a CDS encoding serine/threonine-protein kinase; this translates as MSNNGGASYGPDEHTSFGLQPPQPPQGAAAGGAYGPGAYGSQQGGAYDPQAGGGNGPNPYAAEQEPAVTQPGHAAPGRPQAPQPHAPQPPPQAHAIPTQVSPQQPMQPDPGAGRLIAGRYRLLSKLGAGGMGTVWRAKDETVDREVAVKEPRVPDHLPERERATAFERMRREARAAARLDHPAVVNVHDVAIEDGQPWIVMEFVQGRSLGAALQEGTLGAREAARVGLEVLNALDAAHQAGILHRDVKPDNVMLGRHDRVVLTDFGIAQIEGETNLTDTGGFVGSPEFIAPERVLGQRPGPASDLWSLGVVLYAATEGVSPFRRNNTPATLQSVLNATPAAPASAQGPLAEVINGLLNKDAAHRPDATRVRQLLTEAAKPPVAAPTQVMASGGVGGPAEGGIRVGKKALLGIGAGLVALVVAGVVVVMDPFAGDTPEGFHAQEFKGLNASVSMPGHYKQSGAPETYAAKTQHWLSYSDPSGSITITLDFKKKSEDTSNEIASSAAAEAYQDVAELKDGTSDLSNDNAAKVETDTEVKYKEKKAAENSFTYDDGDEKWSSPREAKVFYVATGNGDMYKLAIRYPGKGDFTERGREVAKEAIAGLKLDNL
- a CDS encoding serine/threonine-protein kinase, with amino-acid sequence MASSSGAADRAEDNGRLIAGRYRLLDRIGRGGMGVVWRATDTLLARQVAVKELRLDASLSEEEAAQLRERTLREARTIAQIGHPHVIVVHDVVVQDEQPFIVIELIEGGSLADRIAAHGPLGPAEAARLCRDLLGALRAAHEQGVLHRDLKPGNVLLETGTGRVVLTDFGIAQVAGSTTLTEYGSFVGSPEYTAPERMSGGAAGPESDLWSLGVLLCAAVSGESPFRRDSLGGILHAVLMEEVRPPVEAGPLLPLVRGLLDRDPLRRIDAAEAERLLRAYARTGVMPAVRPDARVRRWFSPTRVDDGPERVRGPGGRHDAGTPRHPSGKLVAAATAAAVAAAGISAAALLMRKGDDPGKDGPSPSVSTVAPSATPGPSTGGPTEPLPVPAGYRMVDDPAGFSLAVPDNYRRKLLASRIFYMSPGDVIRLGVREQKPVRGGPAAEQRRAHAEGPDGNPGYRDGKVTETVYHGRPAARWEFTWDGSSPAEGARHTVDLCWEEGGRMYDLWVSAPVGRLREAERQFAMALDTFVAGKTR
- a CDS encoding serine/threonine-protein kinase; this encodes MLLAGRYRIGESLGRGGMGKVWRAHDEVLHRTVALKELTAALYVSEGERAVLLARTQKEARAAARINHSAVVTVHDVFEYDERPWIVMELVDGRSLADAIRDEERVHPVEAARIGLWVLRALRAAHGAGVLHRDVKPANVLLSRDGRVLLTDFGIAAIEGDSTITKTGELVGSIDYLAPERVRGADPGPAADLWALGATLYAAVEGCSPFRRTSPLMTMQAVVEDEPDVMEYAGPLAPVITALLRKDPLSRPGMEETEQMLAEAGEGRRPQTAQAYVPTQRVSEADLATFRGNAPPKKRTWRSVLALVVAAALVGVGGTFGVVKYLDYRDQHGGGGKPQADEQVQSQKGGLPAGWVRKKDPVEGFVVPVPKDWKRQTDGGQIDYTPDNGRHLLRIGVNESPDFENPYIHALDLEKQVGKRTDYDRVKLVSNVFRDQPGALWEFTYTETAQGAYKGERRAIDQFYYAEDGTEYAIYMSGPVEDWDKTRERFEHVLRSWGEPPAG
- a CDS encoding protein kinase → MDDYAGRVLADRYRLPLPPSDEYEFAETRAFDTYSGQEVLVRQVPLPEVVEAEVLDDSGAPVPRRASRTTRRPTDPAVRRAIEAAQAAAQIPDHPRLDQVFDVFAEGGSLWIVSEVVAALPLAALIAERPLSPYRAAEVASDVLTALRALHVHGWVHRNITVRTVLVCDDGRIMLTGLAAGAAEEALCGYDPVPEPLGAVEEEPPAPPQEPRHESRGHAAIEAARAAEDTGGGEVTDRGMELAPRPDGAAGTREPFPPGDARAARAGAIAAYRAGARAAAAARVSEEHRAALPGPRPDEPGTDAAPPGRIADPYGVAGQVRAPGAGAASGKEPVALWHGAVPRPAATRPTGEQGESQAARPNQQAPQTQQAPQAQQTSGLLPTGPQVGRNAPEFGPEEQLDPAFAPTQAFTPTQAPAPTQARNPAQAPAPTPLSKPTGRWDELQAPEPPRHKGPLTPLDAERARQARMTVVGAVTERWSPEQAGPVHENWQLAAPVGPATDLWALGALLFRAVQGHAPYPEDSTYELVQLVCAEPPAFAEECGPLRPVVESLLRQDPTERPDFEELRGWLRSLVRSAPEPEAGTQVVPTPPFEPRKLPVVRRRGELVRRKRRGAHKGAHKKGRTPKAPREQGTKRGRPEQYEQREQHRPRTPRAPYERHELQEQRAPQRERRPQREPKPPRELRQPRASRPPRQPRPQPPGRPPRRLGRLLLVLILLGLVAAVVYAMMFMPKSDPKGKDDGGRTGQAGSASSAPESQAPSDKPSPDKSEASKPPSSGKPETQSGAPDLPKGFVLRRDLEGFQLAVASGWDRHAKNGKGQVKYSGGKFELTVVPGRDTVEGTTGDPLEYQRENERELQPFRDSSWASSSGMRQVSVGDRISAEGQFTWFEGDNEVFVRNSAMLIDGRYHVVMIKGPESERDEVTRLFEQASATYRPKT